One stretch of Miscanthus floridulus cultivar M001 chromosome 18, ASM1932011v1, whole genome shotgun sequence DNA includes these proteins:
- the LOC136519651 gene encoding ASI1-immunoprecipitated protein 2-like isoform X3 — MRYRAPRSSGRRSNVASWISEVKDTSNVAVRKKRGRRAPPSAKRLRDKRVDKAIESDGAVDSDSDDTDGQVGKSQPSAHIEEQEGPSSASEEQDHSTNSKDMLQKASSQSTKKVSRSSTSSKQGAPHLEQEGANEDGSHVQVAAVYKDMDNERSSQEIRDDQVSDAQVDTTSSNDKSSEEVEDVKVCDICGDVGEDEKLAVCSRCNDGAEHTYCMRVMMEEVPDSDWLCEDCQTAVESEKENRLEKSQVKVGTSKELSFEGEINKPPIAAKNRNSSDCKMKAENVEKKESDTTNEGNDTVETRMEEDAAMTSSIRDTIPETGGMYTGADSRKTMQPSHEIFMFDADKGKQPSHQVATSLAFNALKNQAPQPRGQLSKSTSFNNSKVPKVKQLLNEVPQKPKFFKESWSSIIKKEGPISMTTKSATFKKPKPCEPANKAKSSVLPPAEEPRVTNQLVSHNVTNGQCSSILGPPSATASMVAPVLLKTDTTAQLLSTRNNMADSNNLGAVHVQGGKNSLGNSELKKPPLAKVPGSTMLSNAERSSCGILGSGAHRKVIQNSDSSHQDTKIKDQTGFRQGASSSSRNVKKPSLSTQANEQDMRYILSIPGSGVDCSKLKFKDTHPSLSATPGISSDNGCIMPNDHRDEPAQGVSAGDEPLFSTVPELDWIWQGGFELQRTGRSPELCDGFQAHLSCSAAQLVLDVVKKFPSKVQLEEVPRQNSWPTQFQENGPTYDNIGLFFFARDVQSYEKHYSKLVENMLKNDLVLRGSVGTVELLIFPSNILSKNFQRWNMFYFLWGLFRVGKKDSSNLPSYVSTSRLERNFNDDPGAMDWSTTALSYTHSFSQNRSGFGEILVKSTNFAPSLEASHEVCLNGENFLNQPVCGRGLDDHLDSDTEIISTISNGGMGPSSMSMQRKHQKLDYPEHEDRMRDTFGGNVSERDFDVNMVPVTCSVSLTHLQEEPGMVSTTINLNDADNLMDIDHVNTWEVSEGALDHSHASGGADKRSFEMAKVADEVDEVPEHKKIKLDNVVSMNSDLYENAYNGRLSSKVHSLSASSVNDGTSNKPMAGSSSSDGKCVFPLDLNAVDDAVSENIVNHY, encoded by the exons ATGCGAT ACAGGGCGCCACGTAGCTCAGGTCGTCGCAGTAATGTTGCTTCATGGATCTCTGAAGTTAAAGACACATCTAATGTGGCCGTAAGAAAGAAAAGGGGGAGAAGAGCACCTCCATCTGCTAAAAGATTGCGTGATAAAAGGGTGGATAAGGCGATTGAAAGTGATGGTGCTGTTGACAGTGACAGCGATGATACAGATGGACAGGTTGGCAAAAGTCAGCCTAGTGCACACATTGAGGAACAGGAAGGTCCATCCTCAGCTTCAGAAGAACAGGACCATTCAACAAACTCTAAAGACATGCTCCAAAAAGCTAGCTCTCAAAGCACAAAGAAGGTTTCTAGAAGCTCAACAAGCAGCAAGCAAGGTGCACCTCATTTGGAACAGGAAGGTGCAAATGAAGATGGGTCTCATGTGCAAGTGGCTGCTGTGTACAAGGATATGGATAACGAAAGAAGCTCTCAAGAGAtcagggatgat CAGGTATCCGATGCACAAGTTGATACAActtcatctaatgataaaagTTCAGAAGAAGTTGAAGAC GTGAAGGTGTGTGACATATGTGGAGATGTTGGTGAGGATGAGAAGCTCGCTGTCTGTAGCAGATGCAATGACGGCGCAGAGCACAC GTATTGCATGCGGGTAATGATGGAAGAGGTTCCAGATAGTGACTGGTTGTGCGAAGACTGCCAAACTGCGGTAGAATCTGAAAAGGAGAATAGACTAGAGAAATCTCAGGTGAAGGTTGGCACTTCGAAAGAGCTGTCCTTTGAAGGGGAGATTAACAAACCTCCCATTGCTGCAAAGAACAGAAATTCTTCAGACTGTAAAATGAAGGCTGAGAATGTAGAAAAGAAAGAGTCAGATACCACAAATGAGGGGAATGATACGGTTGAAACCAGGATGGAAGAAGATGCTGCGATGACATCCTCAATTAGAGATACTATTCCTGAAACTGGTGGCATGTACACAGGGGCTGACTCCAGAAAGACAATGCAACCATCACACGAGATATTCATGTTTGATGCTGACAAAGGAAAACAACCTAGCCATCAAGTGGCAACTTCATTGGCGTTTAATGCTCTGAAGAATCAGGCACCACAGCCTCGTG GCCAACTTTCCAAATCCACTTCTTTCAACAACTCAAAGGTTCCGAAAGTGAAACAGCTATTGAATGAAGTTCCTCAGAAGCCAAAATTTTTTAAGGAATCTTGGTCTTCTATCATTAAAAAGGAAGGGCCAATCAGCATGACTACTAAGTCAGCGACCTTCAAAAAGCCTAAGCCTTGCGAGCCAGCAAACAAGGCAAAGTCTTCCGTCTTGCCACCTGCCGAGGAGCCAAGGGTGACGAATCAGTTGGTGAGCCACAACGTAACAAATGGTCAGTGCTCTTCAATATTGGGGCCTCCCTCTGCCACAGCATCAATGGTTGCTCCTGTTCTTTTAAAAACTGATACCACAGCTCAGCTCCTCTCTACAAGAAATAACATGGCTGACTCAAATAATTTAGGTGCTGTTCATGTACAGGGTGGTAAAAATTCTCTTG GAAACAGTGAGCTCAAGAAGCCTCCTTTAGCAAAAGTGCCGGGAAGTACGATGCTATCTAATGCTGAAAGATCCTCATGTGGGATTCTTGGTTCGGGTGCTCATAGAAAAGTGATTCAGAATTCAGATTCTTCACATCAGGATACTAAAATAAAGGATCAAACTGGCTTCAGACAGGGTGCTTCTAGCAGCAGTCGGAATGTGAAGAAGCCTTCATTATCAACTCAAGCTAATGAGCAGGATATGAGATATATTTTATCCATCCCTGGGAGCGGAGTAGATTGTAGCAAGCTGAAGTTCAAAGATACTCATCCATCTCTATCTGCCACACCAGGAATCTCTTCTGATAATGGTTGCATTATGCCAAATGATCATAGGGATGAACCTGCTCAAGGGGTTTCAGCTGGTGATGAACCATTGTTTTCAACTGTCCCTGAGCTGGACTGGATATGGCA AGGTGGTTTTGAGCTGCAGAGGACTGGAAGATCACCGGAGCTGTGTGATGGTTTTCAAGCCCACTTATCATGTTCTGCTGCACAGTTAGTGTTGGATGTAGTTAAGAAATTCCCTTCTAAAGTCCAGCTTGAGGAAGTTCCTCGGCAGAATTCATGGCCGACACAATTTCAGGAAAATGGTCCAACTTATGACAACATAGGTCTTTTTTTCTTTGCTAGAGATGTTCAGAG CTATGAAAAACACTACAGTAAATTAGTTGAAAATATGCTGAAGAATGATTTAGTTCTCAGAGGAAGTGTTGGTACTGTTGAGTTGCTTATATTCCCTTCCAATATCTTGTCAAAGAACTTCCAAA GGTGGAATATGTTCTACTTTCTATGGGGTCTATTCAGAGTTGGCAAAAAAGATTCCTCTAACCTCCCATCTTATGTATCCACAAGTAGACTAGAACGAAACTTTAATGATGACCCCGGGGCCATGGATTGGAGTACGACTGCTTTGTCATATACTCATTCATTCTCACAAAACAGGAGTGGTTTTGGCGAAATTTTGGTAAAGTCAACTAATTTTGCACCGAGTTTGGAAGCCAGTCATGAGGTGTGTTTGAATGGAGAGAACTTTTTGAATCAGCCTGTATGTGGAAGAGGTCTAGATGATCACCTAGATTCAGATACAGAAATAATTTCAACAATTAGCAATGGTGGTATGGGTCCCTCTTCCATGTCTATGCAAAGAAAACATCAG AAACTTGATTATCCAGAACACGAAGATAGAATGAGGGACACCTTCGGTGGTAATGTTAGTgaaagagattttgatgtgaacaTGGTGCCAGTTACTTGTTCTGTCTCCTTAACCCATCTTCAGGAAG AACCTGGCATGGTGAGCACAACCATCAACCTTAACGATGCAGACAACCTCATGGATATAGACCATGTAAATACCTGGGAGGTTAGCGAGGGTGCACTGGATCATTCACATGCATCAGGTGGTGCAGATAAAAGAAGTTTTGAGATGGCCAAAGTAGCTGATGAAGTCGATGAAGTACCCGAGCATAAGAAAATTAAATTGGATAATGTAGTTTCTATGAACTCTGATTTATACGAGAATGCCTACAATGGAAGGTTATCATCTAAGGTGCATTCCCTTTCAGCTTCTTCTGTGAATGATGGCACTAGCAATAAACCGATGGCTGGAAGCTCAAGCAGTGATGGAAAGTGCGTGTTTCCACTTGATCTAAATGCAGTGGATGATGCAGTATCAGAGAACATCGTAAATCACTACTAG
- the LOC136519651 gene encoding ASI1-immunoprecipitated protein 2-like isoform X2, which yields MRLRNTDRAPRSSGRRSNVASWISEVKDTSNVAVRKKRGRRAPPSAKRLRDKRVDKAIESDGAVDSDSDDTDGQVGKSQPSAHIEEQEGPSSASEEQDHSTNSKDMLQKASSQSTKKVSRSSTSSKQGAPHLEQEGANEDGSHVQVAAVYKDMDNERSSQEIRDDVSDAQVDTTSSNDKSSEEVEDVKVCDICGDVGEDEKLAVCSRCNDGAEHTYCMRVMMEEVPDSDWLCEDCQTAVESEKENRLEKSQVKVGTSKELSFEGEINKPPIAAKNRNSSDCKMKAENVEKKESDTTNEGNDTVETRMEEDAAMTSSIRDTIPETGGMYTGADSRKTMQPSHEIFMFDADKGKQPSHQVATSLAFNALKNQAPQPRGQLSKSTSFNNSKVPKVKQLLNEVPQKPKFFKESWSSIIKKEGPISMTTKSATFKKPKPCEPANKAKSSVLPPAEEPRVTNQLVSHNVTNGQCSSILGPPSATASMVAPVLLKTDTTAQLLSTRNNMADSNNLGAVHVQGGKNSLGNSELKKPPLAKVPGSTMLSNAERSSCGILGSGAHRKVIQNSDSSHQDTKIKDQTGFRQGASSSSRNVKKPSLSTQANEQDMRYILSIPGSGVDCSKLKFKDTHPSLSATPGISSDNGCIMPNDHRDEPAQGVSAGDEPLFSTVPELDWIWQGGFELQRTGRSPELCDGFQAHLSCSAAQLVLDVVKKFPSKVQLEEVPRQNSWPTQFQENGPTYDNIGLFFFARDVQSYEKHYSKLVENMLKNDLVLRGSVGTVELLIFPSNILSKNFQRWNMFYFLWGLFRVGKKDSSNLPSYVSTSRLERNFNDDPGAMDWSTTALSYTHSFSQNRSGFGEILVKSTNFAPSLEASHEVCLNGENFLNQPVCGRGLDDHLDSDTEIISTISNGGMGPSSMSMQRKHQKLDYPEHEDRMRDTFGGNVSERDFDVNMVPVTCSVSLTHLQEEPGMVSTTINLNDADNLMDIDHVNTWEVSEGALDHSHASGGADKRSFEMAKVADEVDEVPEHKKIKLDNVVSMNSDLYENAYNGRLSSKVHSLSASSVNDGTSNKPMAGSSSSDGKCVFPLDLNAVDDAVSENIVNHY from the exons ATGCGAT TAAGGAATACAGACAGGGCGCCACGTAGCTCAGGTCGTCGCAGTAATGTTGCTTCATGGATCTCTGAAGTTAAAGACACATCTAATGTGGCCGTAAGAAAGAAAAGGGGGAGAAGAGCACCTCCATCTGCTAAAAGATTGCGTGATAAAAGGGTGGATAAGGCGATTGAAAGTGATGGTGCTGTTGACAGTGACAGCGATGATACAGATGGACAGGTTGGCAAAAGTCAGCCTAGTGCACACATTGAGGAACAGGAAGGTCCATCCTCAGCTTCAGAAGAACAGGACCATTCAACAAACTCTAAAGACATGCTCCAAAAAGCTAGCTCTCAAAGCACAAAGAAGGTTTCTAGAAGCTCAACAAGCAGCAAGCAAGGTGCACCTCATTTGGAACAGGAAGGTGCAAATGAAGATGGGTCTCATGTGCAAGTGGCTGCTGTGTACAAGGATATGGATAACGAAAGAAGCTCTCAAGAGAtcagggatgat GTATCCGATGCACAAGTTGATACAActtcatctaatgataaaagTTCAGAAGAAGTTGAAGAC GTGAAGGTGTGTGACATATGTGGAGATGTTGGTGAGGATGAGAAGCTCGCTGTCTGTAGCAGATGCAATGACGGCGCAGAGCACAC GTATTGCATGCGGGTAATGATGGAAGAGGTTCCAGATAGTGACTGGTTGTGCGAAGACTGCCAAACTGCGGTAGAATCTGAAAAGGAGAATAGACTAGAGAAATCTCAGGTGAAGGTTGGCACTTCGAAAGAGCTGTCCTTTGAAGGGGAGATTAACAAACCTCCCATTGCTGCAAAGAACAGAAATTCTTCAGACTGTAAAATGAAGGCTGAGAATGTAGAAAAGAAAGAGTCAGATACCACAAATGAGGGGAATGATACGGTTGAAACCAGGATGGAAGAAGATGCTGCGATGACATCCTCAATTAGAGATACTATTCCTGAAACTGGTGGCATGTACACAGGGGCTGACTCCAGAAAGACAATGCAACCATCACACGAGATATTCATGTTTGATGCTGACAAAGGAAAACAACCTAGCCATCAAGTGGCAACTTCATTGGCGTTTAATGCTCTGAAGAATCAGGCACCACAGCCTCGTG GCCAACTTTCCAAATCCACTTCTTTCAACAACTCAAAGGTTCCGAAAGTGAAACAGCTATTGAATGAAGTTCCTCAGAAGCCAAAATTTTTTAAGGAATCTTGGTCTTCTATCATTAAAAAGGAAGGGCCAATCAGCATGACTACTAAGTCAGCGACCTTCAAAAAGCCTAAGCCTTGCGAGCCAGCAAACAAGGCAAAGTCTTCCGTCTTGCCACCTGCCGAGGAGCCAAGGGTGACGAATCAGTTGGTGAGCCACAACGTAACAAATGGTCAGTGCTCTTCAATATTGGGGCCTCCCTCTGCCACAGCATCAATGGTTGCTCCTGTTCTTTTAAAAACTGATACCACAGCTCAGCTCCTCTCTACAAGAAATAACATGGCTGACTCAAATAATTTAGGTGCTGTTCATGTACAGGGTGGTAAAAATTCTCTTG GAAACAGTGAGCTCAAGAAGCCTCCTTTAGCAAAAGTGCCGGGAAGTACGATGCTATCTAATGCTGAAAGATCCTCATGTGGGATTCTTGGTTCGGGTGCTCATAGAAAAGTGATTCAGAATTCAGATTCTTCACATCAGGATACTAAAATAAAGGATCAAACTGGCTTCAGACAGGGTGCTTCTAGCAGCAGTCGGAATGTGAAGAAGCCTTCATTATCAACTCAAGCTAATGAGCAGGATATGAGATATATTTTATCCATCCCTGGGAGCGGAGTAGATTGTAGCAAGCTGAAGTTCAAAGATACTCATCCATCTCTATCTGCCACACCAGGAATCTCTTCTGATAATGGTTGCATTATGCCAAATGATCATAGGGATGAACCTGCTCAAGGGGTTTCAGCTGGTGATGAACCATTGTTTTCAACTGTCCCTGAGCTGGACTGGATATGGCA AGGTGGTTTTGAGCTGCAGAGGACTGGAAGATCACCGGAGCTGTGTGATGGTTTTCAAGCCCACTTATCATGTTCTGCTGCACAGTTAGTGTTGGATGTAGTTAAGAAATTCCCTTCTAAAGTCCAGCTTGAGGAAGTTCCTCGGCAGAATTCATGGCCGACACAATTTCAGGAAAATGGTCCAACTTATGACAACATAGGTCTTTTTTTCTTTGCTAGAGATGTTCAGAG CTATGAAAAACACTACAGTAAATTAGTTGAAAATATGCTGAAGAATGATTTAGTTCTCAGAGGAAGTGTTGGTACTGTTGAGTTGCTTATATTCCCTTCCAATATCTTGTCAAAGAACTTCCAAA GGTGGAATATGTTCTACTTTCTATGGGGTCTATTCAGAGTTGGCAAAAAAGATTCCTCTAACCTCCCATCTTATGTATCCACAAGTAGACTAGAACGAAACTTTAATGATGACCCCGGGGCCATGGATTGGAGTACGACTGCTTTGTCATATACTCATTCATTCTCACAAAACAGGAGTGGTTTTGGCGAAATTTTGGTAAAGTCAACTAATTTTGCACCGAGTTTGGAAGCCAGTCATGAGGTGTGTTTGAATGGAGAGAACTTTTTGAATCAGCCTGTATGTGGAAGAGGTCTAGATGATCACCTAGATTCAGATACAGAAATAATTTCAACAATTAGCAATGGTGGTATGGGTCCCTCTTCCATGTCTATGCAAAGAAAACATCAG AAACTTGATTATCCAGAACACGAAGATAGAATGAGGGACACCTTCGGTGGTAATGTTAGTgaaagagattttgatgtgaacaTGGTGCCAGTTACTTGTTCTGTCTCCTTAACCCATCTTCAGGAAG AACCTGGCATGGTGAGCACAACCATCAACCTTAACGATGCAGACAACCTCATGGATATAGACCATGTAAATACCTGGGAGGTTAGCGAGGGTGCACTGGATCATTCACATGCATCAGGTGGTGCAGATAAAAGAAGTTTTGAGATGGCCAAAGTAGCTGATGAAGTCGATGAAGTACCCGAGCATAAGAAAATTAAATTGGATAATGTAGTTTCTATGAACTCTGATTTATACGAGAATGCCTACAATGGAAGGTTATCATCTAAGGTGCATTCCCTTTCAGCTTCTTCTGTGAATGATGGCACTAGCAATAAACCGATGGCTGGAAGCTCAAGCAGTGATGGAAAGTGCGTGTTTCCACTTGATCTAAATGCAGTGGATGATGCAGTATCAGAGAACATCGTAAATCACTACTAG
- the LOC136519651 gene encoding ASI1-immunoprecipitated protein 2-like isoform X1 translates to MRLRNTDRAPRSSGRRSNVASWISEVKDTSNVAVRKKRGRRAPPSAKRLRDKRVDKAIESDGAVDSDSDDTDGQVGKSQPSAHIEEQEGPSSASEEQDHSTNSKDMLQKASSQSTKKVSRSSTSSKQGAPHLEQEGANEDGSHVQVAAVYKDMDNERSSQEIRDDQVSDAQVDTTSSNDKSSEEVEDVKVCDICGDVGEDEKLAVCSRCNDGAEHTYCMRVMMEEVPDSDWLCEDCQTAVESEKENRLEKSQVKVGTSKELSFEGEINKPPIAAKNRNSSDCKMKAENVEKKESDTTNEGNDTVETRMEEDAAMTSSIRDTIPETGGMYTGADSRKTMQPSHEIFMFDADKGKQPSHQVATSLAFNALKNQAPQPRGQLSKSTSFNNSKVPKVKQLLNEVPQKPKFFKESWSSIIKKEGPISMTTKSATFKKPKPCEPANKAKSSVLPPAEEPRVTNQLVSHNVTNGQCSSILGPPSATASMVAPVLLKTDTTAQLLSTRNNMADSNNLGAVHVQGGKNSLGNSELKKPPLAKVPGSTMLSNAERSSCGILGSGAHRKVIQNSDSSHQDTKIKDQTGFRQGASSSSRNVKKPSLSTQANEQDMRYILSIPGSGVDCSKLKFKDTHPSLSATPGISSDNGCIMPNDHRDEPAQGVSAGDEPLFSTVPELDWIWQGGFELQRTGRSPELCDGFQAHLSCSAAQLVLDVVKKFPSKVQLEEVPRQNSWPTQFQENGPTYDNIGLFFFARDVQSYEKHYSKLVENMLKNDLVLRGSVGTVELLIFPSNILSKNFQRWNMFYFLWGLFRVGKKDSSNLPSYVSTSRLERNFNDDPGAMDWSTTALSYTHSFSQNRSGFGEILVKSTNFAPSLEASHEVCLNGENFLNQPVCGRGLDDHLDSDTEIISTISNGGMGPSSMSMQRKHQKLDYPEHEDRMRDTFGGNVSERDFDVNMVPVTCSVSLTHLQEEPGMVSTTINLNDADNLMDIDHVNTWEVSEGALDHSHASGGADKRSFEMAKVADEVDEVPEHKKIKLDNVVSMNSDLYENAYNGRLSSKVHSLSASSVNDGTSNKPMAGSSSSDGKCVFPLDLNAVDDAVSENIVNHY, encoded by the exons ATGCGAT TAAGGAATACAGACAGGGCGCCACGTAGCTCAGGTCGTCGCAGTAATGTTGCTTCATGGATCTCTGAAGTTAAAGACACATCTAATGTGGCCGTAAGAAAGAAAAGGGGGAGAAGAGCACCTCCATCTGCTAAAAGATTGCGTGATAAAAGGGTGGATAAGGCGATTGAAAGTGATGGTGCTGTTGACAGTGACAGCGATGATACAGATGGACAGGTTGGCAAAAGTCAGCCTAGTGCACACATTGAGGAACAGGAAGGTCCATCCTCAGCTTCAGAAGAACAGGACCATTCAACAAACTCTAAAGACATGCTCCAAAAAGCTAGCTCTCAAAGCACAAAGAAGGTTTCTAGAAGCTCAACAAGCAGCAAGCAAGGTGCACCTCATTTGGAACAGGAAGGTGCAAATGAAGATGGGTCTCATGTGCAAGTGGCTGCTGTGTACAAGGATATGGATAACGAAAGAAGCTCTCAAGAGAtcagggatgat CAGGTATCCGATGCACAAGTTGATACAActtcatctaatgataaaagTTCAGAAGAAGTTGAAGAC GTGAAGGTGTGTGACATATGTGGAGATGTTGGTGAGGATGAGAAGCTCGCTGTCTGTAGCAGATGCAATGACGGCGCAGAGCACAC GTATTGCATGCGGGTAATGATGGAAGAGGTTCCAGATAGTGACTGGTTGTGCGAAGACTGCCAAACTGCGGTAGAATCTGAAAAGGAGAATAGACTAGAGAAATCTCAGGTGAAGGTTGGCACTTCGAAAGAGCTGTCCTTTGAAGGGGAGATTAACAAACCTCCCATTGCTGCAAAGAACAGAAATTCTTCAGACTGTAAAATGAAGGCTGAGAATGTAGAAAAGAAAGAGTCAGATACCACAAATGAGGGGAATGATACGGTTGAAACCAGGATGGAAGAAGATGCTGCGATGACATCCTCAATTAGAGATACTATTCCTGAAACTGGTGGCATGTACACAGGGGCTGACTCCAGAAAGACAATGCAACCATCACACGAGATATTCATGTTTGATGCTGACAAAGGAAAACAACCTAGCCATCAAGTGGCAACTTCATTGGCGTTTAATGCTCTGAAGAATCAGGCACCACAGCCTCGTG GCCAACTTTCCAAATCCACTTCTTTCAACAACTCAAAGGTTCCGAAAGTGAAACAGCTATTGAATGAAGTTCCTCAGAAGCCAAAATTTTTTAAGGAATCTTGGTCTTCTATCATTAAAAAGGAAGGGCCAATCAGCATGACTACTAAGTCAGCGACCTTCAAAAAGCCTAAGCCTTGCGAGCCAGCAAACAAGGCAAAGTCTTCCGTCTTGCCACCTGCCGAGGAGCCAAGGGTGACGAATCAGTTGGTGAGCCACAACGTAACAAATGGTCAGTGCTCTTCAATATTGGGGCCTCCCTCTGCCACAGCATCAATGGTTGCTCCTGTTCTTTTAAAAACTGATACCACAGCTCAGCTCCTCTCTACAAGAAATAACATGGCTGACTCAAATAATTTAGGTGCTGTTCATGTACAGGGTGGTAAAAATTCTCTTG GAAACAGTGAGCTCAAGAAGCCTCCTTTAGCAAAAGTGCCGGGAAGTACGATGCTATCTAATGCTGAAAGATCCTCATGTGGGATTCTTGGTTCGGGTGCTCATAGAAAAGTGATTCAGAATTCAGATTCTTCACATCAGGATACTAAAATAAAGGATCAAACTGGCTTCAGACAGGGTGCTTCTAGCAGCAGTCGGAATGTGAAGAAGCCTTCATTATCAACTCAAGCTAATGAGCAGGATATGAGATATATTTTATCCATCCCTGGGAGCGGAGTAGATTGTAGCAAGCTGAAGTTCAAAGATACTCATCCATCTCTATCTGCCACACCAGGAATCTCTTCTGATAATGGTTGCATTATGCCAAATGATCATAGGGATGAACCTGCTCAAGGGGTTTCAGCTGGTGATGAACCATTGTTTTCAACTGTCCCTGAGCTGGACTGGATATGGCA AGGTGGTTTTGAGCTGCAGAGGACTGGAAGATCACCGGAGCTGTGTGATGGTTTTCAAGCCCACTTATCATGTTCTGCTGCACAGTTAGTGTTGGATGTAGTTAAGAAATTCCCTTCTAAAGTCCAGCTTGAGGAAGTTCCTCGGCAGAATTCATGGCCGACACAATTTCAGGAAAATGGTCCAACTTATGACAACATAGGTCTTTTTTTCTTTGCTAGAGATGTTCAGAG CTATGAAAAACACTACAGTAAATTAGTTGAAAATATGCTGAAGAATGATTTAGTTCTCAGAGGAAGTGTTGGTACTGTTGAGTTGCTTATATTCCCTTCCAATATCTTGTCAAAGAACTTCCAAA GGTGGAATATGTTCTACTTTCTATGGGGTCTATTCAGAGTTGGCAAAAAAGATTCCTCTAACCTCCCATCTTATGTATCCACAAGTAGACTAGAACGAAACTTTAATGATGACCCCGGGGCCATGGATTGGAGTACGACTGCTTTGTCATATACTCATTCATTCTCACAAAACAGGAGTGGTTTTGGCGAAATTTTGGTAAAGTCAACTAATTTTGCACCGAGTTTGGAAGCCAGTCATGAGGTGTGTTTGAATGGAGAGAACTTTTTGAATCAGCCTGTATGTGGAAGAGGTCTAGATGATCACCTAGATTCAGATACAGAAATAATTTCAACAATTAGCAATGGTGGTATGGGTCCCTCTTCCATGTCTATGCAAAGAAAACATCAG AAACTTGATTATCCAGAACACGAAGATAGAATGAGGGACACCTTCGGTGGTAATGTTAGTgaaagagattttgatgtgaacaTGGTGCCAGTTACTTGTTCTGTCTCCTTAACCCATCTTCAGGAAG AACCTGGCATGGTGAGCACAACCATCAACCTTAACGATGCAGACAACCTCATGGATATAGACCATGTAAATACCTGGGAGGTTAGCGAGGGTGCACTGGATCATTCACATGCATCAGGTGGTGCAGATAAAAGAAGTTTTGAGATGGCCAAAGTAGCTGATGAAGTCGATGAAGTACCCGAGCATAAGAAAATTAAATTGGATAATGTAGTTTCTATGAACTCTGATTTATACGAGAATGCCTACAATGGAAGGTTATCATCTAAGGTGCATTCCCTTTCAGCTTCTTCTGTGAATGATGGCACTAGCAATAAACCGATGGCTGGAAGCTCAAGCAGTGATGGAAAGTGCGTGTTTCCACTTGATCTAAATGCAGTGGATGATGCAGTATCAGAGAACATCGTAAATCACTACTAG